The following are encoded in a window of Ignavibacteria bacterium genomic DNA:
- a CDS encoding alpha/beta hydrolase: MSLFSIPSFKIFCLLLLVVKPVFTQLPSFLNQYLHQRDSLSRITISLFEETETTIIETFTLESTSRDTITGRIRTPKTSSRKFPLAFLVVGIETGKEVVKMIEGFDSVIVAAIDYPAIAPWDFSGTKLFSTPFAMKENAHSTIPRLLLCMDYLARHPLVDTNDITLAAVSFGVFTGVPVSVLDQRVKRLVVIQAGGDMYEILNANATRLQIPIPPFLAGWLGMWLYSDFEPNKYISFFSPRPLLLVSGESDTFFPRSSVESLYRNAQEPKEWIRHTSKHVTPGEQELINELTEIVAKKLYGKQR, translated from the coding sequence ATGAGTTTATTTTCTATTCCATCATTTAAAATTTTTTGTTTACTTCTTCTCGTTGTGAAACCCGTTTTTACGCAACTCCCTTCATTTCTCAATCAATATCTGCACCAACGAGATTCACTTTCTCGCATCACTATTTCTCTTTTCGAAGAAACTGAAACGACAATCATCGAGACATTTACTTTGGAAAGCACGAGCAGAGATACCATTACGGGAAGAATTCGCACACCAAAAACTTCATCAAGAAAATTTCCGCTTGCATTTCTTGTGGTAGGTATCGAAACAGGAAAAGAGGTCGTGAAAATGATTGAAGGATTCGATAGTGTTATCGTTGCTGCAATTGATTATCCTGCAATCGCACCGTGGGATTTTTCCGGCACCAAACTTTTTTCGACACCGTTTGCGATGAAAGAAAATGCACACAGCACCATTCCCCGCCTTCTGCTTTGTATGGATTACCTCGCCCGTCATCCACTCGTTGATACTAATGATATAACGCTGGCAGCAGTTAGTTTCGGCGTGTTCACAGGAGTTCCTGTTTCTGTGCTTGACCAACGCGTGAAACGACTTGTGGTGATTCAGGCGGGAGGAGATATGTATGAAATTCTCAACGCGAATGCAACACGACTCCAAATCCCAATTCCTCCGTTTCTTGCGGGATGGTTGGGAATGTGGCTCTATTCAGATTTCGAACCGAACAAATACATCAGTTTTTTTTCTCCCCGTCCGTTATTACTTGTTAGCGGAGAATCGGATACGTTTTTTCCTCGTTCATCTGTAGAATCATTGTATCGAAATGCACAAGAACCGAAAGAGTGGATTCGACATACAAGCAAGCACGTGACGCCGGGCGAACAAGAATTGATAAACGAATTAACGGAAATTGTTGCAAAAAAACTTTATGGAAAACAACGGTGA
- a CDS encoding histone H1, which yields MNRYQELIALIETFQEDFRKFYERGNASAGVRVRKHMADLKRKAQEIREEVQSLKLEKKEEKQSEP from the coding sequence ATGAACCGTTATCAAGAATTGATTGCACTTATCGAAACATTTCAAGAAGATTTCAGAAAATTTTATGAAAGAGGAAACGCTTCTGCTGGCGTTCGTGTGAGAAAACACATGGCGGATTTAAAACGCAAAGCACAGGAAATCCGTGAAGAAGTGCAATCGTTGAAGTTAGAAAAGAAAGAAGAAAAACAAAGTGAACCGTGA
- a CDS encoding membrane dipeptidase yields MNREQYAIGQQFFRLKFFCALLKQKKSFITVFIFSAFAFTFTIDYEWLHYNAVVVDTHNDVLQRIMKGDDISIRTEKGHTDIPRLKEGGIDVQVFSVWVPPEKIPRSYEYANVMLDSMESLVRRNLSKIAIARESREVASFIKQKKLVAILAMEGAHPLEDTLVNEKLELEKLNHFYERGIRSITLTWNNSLSWATSAKDETNLDNPPKRKGLSTFGEQIVKRMNELGIIVDISHVGEQTFYDVLNITTKPVIASHSSVYNLCPHRRNLKDEQLRTIANNGGVVFINFFPLFIDSTYAIKERAIREKYKKEIETFNKDSSENSFDHEQKISELLENDLRAIRPPLSLLIDHIDYVAKLIGVEHVGLGSDFDGITNVPNEMEDATRFLNITRELVKRGYTESDIRKILGENFLRVFREVCG; encoded by the coding sequence GTGAACCGTGAGCAATATGCCATCGGTCAACAGTTCTTTCGATTGAAATTTTTCTGCGCATTGCTGAAACAAAAGAAATCGTTTATTACTGTTTTTATCTTTTCTGCATTCGCGTTTACATTTACCATAGATTACGAATGGTTGCATTACAACGCAGTTGTTGTTGATACGCATAATGATGTGTTGCAGCGAATAATGAAAGGAGACGATATTTCCATACGTACGGAGAAAGGACACACAGATATTCCACGTTTGAAAGAAGGCGGTATTGATGTTCAAGTGTTTTCCGTATGGGTTCCACCGGAAAAAATTCCTCGTTCATACGAATATGCGAATGTAATGCTTGATTCGATGGAATCGCTTGTTCGTAGAAATTTAAGCAAGATTGCTATTGCGCGAGAGTCCCGGGAGGTTGCGTCTTTTATCAAACAGAAAAAACTTGTAGCCATTCTTGCAATGGAAGGTGCACATCCGCTCGAGGATACATTGGTCAATGAGAAACTTGAGTTGGAAAAACTCAATCACTTTTATGAACGTGGAATTCGTTCTATTACGCTTACGTGGAATAATAGTTTGAGTTGGGCAACTTCCGCAAAAGATGAAACGAACCTGGACAACCCTCCGAAGCGAAAAGGGCTTTCAACATTCGGTGAACAAATCGTGAAACGAATGAACGAACTTGGAATAATTGTAGATATTTCACACGTCGGCGAACAAACGTTTTATGATGTGTTGAACATTACAACGAAACCCGTGATTGCTTCGCATTCAAGTGTGTACAATTTGTGTCCTCACCGAAGAAACTTGAAAGACGAACAATTACGGACTATTGCAAACAATGGTGGAGTGGTGTTTATCAATTTTTTCCCGCTCTTTATTGACAGCACTTATGCAATAAAGGAACGCGCTATTCGTGAGAAGTATAAAAAAGAAATAGAAACGTTCAATAAAGACTCATCGGAAAATTCATTTGACCACGAACAGAAAATTTCCGAACTGTTGGAAAATGATTTGCGCGCAATCCGTCCGCCGCTTTCCTTGTTAATTGACCACATTGATTATGTTGCAAAACTTATTGGTGTTGAGCATGTGGGGCTCGGTTCCGATTTTGACGGGATAACAAATGTGCCGAACGAAATGGAAGATGCTACACGGTTTCTCAATATTACGCGAGAGTTAGTCAAACGCGGGTATACGGAATCAGATATCAGGAAAATACTTGGAGAAAATTTTTTGCGTGTGTTTCGCGAAGTATGCGGATAA
- the mreD gene encoding rod shape-determining protein MreD produces the protein MKSILRSILWGVALIAFQTTVVRLISIEGVMPDVVVLWIVVIALREGQIAGTVSGFVSGLILDIISGDFLGIGALSKTICGFLSGYFYDEFKSSEVVGTYRFFFAVIFSSLVHNIVFFVVYLQGSEIEFVRTIIQYGIGTTAYTSAIGIIPLLWKRK, from the coding sequence ATGAAATCCATACTTCGAAGTATTCTCTGGGGTGTAGCGCTGATAGCATTTCAAACAACCGTGGTTCGTTTGATTTCCATCGAAGGAGTAATGCCCGATGTCGTTGTATTATGGATTGTGGTTATTGCACTTCGAGAAGGACAAATTGCCGGAACTGTTTCAGGATTTGTGAGTGGACTCATTTTGGATATTATCAGTGGAGATTTTTTGGGAATCGGAGCGTTATCGAAAACCATTTGCGGATTTCTTTCCGGATATTTCTATGATGAATTTAAATCGTCAGAAGTTGTTGGAACATATCGTTTTTTTTTTGCTGTGATATTTTCTTCGCTCGTTCATAACATTGTATTTTTTGTCGTGTATTTACAAGGTTCGGAAATTGAATTCGTGCGCACTATTATACAATACGGAATTGGAACAACTGCATATACATCGGCAATAGGTATAATTCCGTTGTTGTGGAAAAGAAAATAA
- a CDS encoding deoxyhypusine synthase → MKTENFKQRFFHGKPIERNAIPKNISVVELVDKYFNAYNSARLKEVCQLLSQKMLAGNCTVGMSLTGALTPAGLGGTCIVPLMKAGFVDWIVSTGANIYHDTHFSIGHELHRGKPFVDDTVLRKHGVIRIYDILFDEDVLYSTDKFFRELVKLQEFQKEMGTAELHFQLGKYVAEREKILGIKNMSMLSAAYKYGVPIYTSSPGDSSLGMNIARLEFEGYAARIDVLLDVNETAAIVLEAKQSGKSSGVLILGGGSPKNFMLQTEPQIQEVFGIRESGHDYFLQITDARSDTGGLSGATPSEAVSWGKIDPEKLSDSVVAYLDTTVALPVITSYVLSQCRPRALKKLYYRREELLENLKRSFLKANKRL, encoded by the coding sequence TTGAAGACCGAAAATTTTAAGCAACGTTTCTTTCATGGTAAACCCATTGAGAGAAATGCTATCCCGAAAAATATTTCAGTTGTAGAACTTGTTGACAAATATTTTAACGCGTATAACTCAGCGCGCTTGAAAGAAGTATGTCAATTATTATCGCAAAAAATGTTAGCGGGAAATTGTACTGTTGGTATGAGTTTAACTGGGGCATTAACGCCAGCGGGACTTGGAGGCACATGCATCGTTCCGTTGATGAAAGCCGGATTCGTTGATTGGATAGTTTCAACGGGAGCAAATATTTATCACGATACGCATTTTTCGATAGGACATGAATTGCACCGCGGAAAACCGTTCGTTGACGATACGGTGTTGAGAAAGCACGGTGTTATTCGGATCTATGATATTTTGTTCGATGAAGATGTGCTGTATTCGACGGATAAATTTTTTCGTGAACTTGTAAAACTTCAGGAATTTCAAAAAGAAATGGGAACGGCAGAACTTCATTTTCAATTAGGTAAATACGTTGCAGAACGTGAAAAGATTTTAGGTATAAAGAATATGAGTATGCTTTCTGCGGCGTATAAATATGGCGTTCCGATATACACTTCGTCCCCGGGAGATAGTTCGTTGGGAATGAATATCGCTCGTTTGGAATTTGAAGGGTACGCGGCGCGCATTGATGTCTTGCTCGATGTGAATGAAACGGCGGCAATAGTGTTGGAAGCAAAGCAAAGCGGAAAATCGAGTGGAGTATTGATTCTCGGTGGCGGTTCTCCGAAAAATTTTATGTTGCAAACGGAACCGCAAATTCAGGAAGTGTTCGGAATTCGAGAAAGCGGGCACGATTATTTTTTACAAATAACCGACGCGCGTTCAGATACGGGTGGACTATCGGGTGCGACGCCGAGTGAAGCAGTAAGTTGGGGAAAAATTGACCCGGAAAAACTTTCCGATTCCGTTGTTGCATATTTGGATACAACGGTTGCACTTCCCGTCATTACATCGTATGTACTTTCGCAATGTAGACCTCGAGCATTGAAGAAACTTTATTATCGGCGCGAAGAATTATTAGAAAATTTGAAGCGTTCGTTTTTGAAAGCAAATAAGAGATTGTGA
- a CDS encoding rod shape-determining protein, giving the protein MGLFSLLSSDLAIDLGTANTLIYLRGKGIVLNEPSIAAFDRNTKRIIAIGNEAREMLGRTHSDITVIRPLRDGVIADFEIAEGMLREFIKKIHSGFMPSRRIVVAVPSGVTEVEKRAVRDSAEHAGAKEVHLIEEPMAAAIGVGMDVDGAFGNMIVDIGGGTTEIAVIALSGIVEKISIRIAGDELNNAIVRSFKQNHNLLVGERTAEAIKCEVGSAMPLNEECDIEVKGRDLVNGIPKTVVGSSAEIREAMSEGVQQIVDAIRQTLERTPAELSADILDHGIMLSGGGALIKGLDERIRLETSLPVHIAEDPLTAVVRGTGKVLDELNHYMKVLIRSRKY; this is encoded by the coding sequence ATGGGTCTTTTTTCCTTATTATCTTCTGACCTCGCAATTGATTTAGGAACTGCGAACACGCTCATTTATTTACGCGGGAAAGGAATAGTTCTGAATGAACCTTCAATTGCGGCATTTGATAGAAATACGAAACGCATCATTGCTATTGGAAATGAAGCGCGTGAAATGTTGGGGAGAACACATTCCGATATAACCGTTATTCGTCCGTTGCGCGATGGCGTCATTGCAGATTTCGAAATTGCAGAAGGAATGTTGCGCGAGTTTATCAAAAAGATTCATTCAGGTTTTATGCCCAGTCGAAGAATTGTTGTTGCAGTTCCGAGCGGAGTTACTGAAGTTGAAAAACGCGCAGTTCGTGATAGTGCAGAACATGCGGGAGCAAAAGAAGTGCATCTTATAGAAGAACCGATGGCTGCGGCTATTGGTGTGGGAATGGATGTGGACGGTGCATTCGGGAATATGATTGTAGATATTGGAGGAGGAACGACGGAAATTGCCGTGATTGCTCTTTCGGGAATTGTTGAAAAAATTTCCATACGAATTGCCGGAGACGAACTGAACAATGCCATTGTTCGAAGTTTCAAACAAAACCACAATCTGCTTGTGGGTGAACGTACGGCGGAAGCAATTAAATGCGAAGTCGGTAGCGCAATGCCGTTAAATGAAGAATGTGATATCGAAGTAAAAGGAAGAGATTTAGTTAATGGAATTCCGAAAACCGTTGTCGGCTCATCGGCGGAAATTCGTGAAGCGATGAGCGAAGGAGTGCAGCAAATTGTTGATGCGATTCGTCAAACTCTGGAACGAACACCTGCAGAACTTTCAGCAGATATTTTAGATCATGGCATTATGCTTTCCGGCGGAGGTGCGCTCATTAAAGGTCTTGACGAACGCATTCGTTTAGAAACAAGTTTACCCGTACATATTGCCGAAGACCCGTTAACAGCAGTAGTGCGAGGAACGGGAAAAGTTCTCGACGAATTGAATCATTATATGAAAGTATTGATACGAAGCAGAAAATATTAA
- the mreC gene encoding rod shape-determining protein MreC — MTQNDTKQIRALQSFAVAFVCYTQDAFSFLPNPFELERQRNSLQELNITLSEEVSLLRSAALENLQLRKMLEFRERSNFTFVAADIVGKNLHLARNTITLSVGDENGVKEHMPIITEAGLVGRIIAVSDNYSIGQVLFHRESRVSATVERSRVHGIVAWNGGLQLVLKNIVKSVDIKPGDRIVTSPFSSIYPRNIEIGIVSSVVHVPETIFQEIIITPSVDFTTVERVFVIISEANSERNALEQTNNIKRQEQ, encoded by the coding sequence ATGACACAGAATGATACCAAACAGATTCGCGCGCTGCAATCGTTTGCAGTTGCATTTGTCTGTTATACACAAGATGCTTTTTCCTTTCTTCCCAATCCTTTCGAATTGGAACGACAACGAAATTCATTGCAGGAATTAAACATTACTTTGTCGGAAGAAGTAAGTTTGCTCCGCTCTGCTGCTTTGGAAAATTTGCAATTGAGAAAAATGTTGGAATTCCGGGAACGAAGTAATTTTACGTTCGTTGCTGCCGATATTGTTGGGAAAAATCTCCATCTGGCGCGAAATACGATAACTTTGAGTGTTGGCGATGAAAACGGTGTCAAAGAACATATGCCGATAATCACCGAAGCAGGTCTTGTGGGAAGAATCATTGCCGTGAGCGATAATTATTCCATCGGACAAGTATTATTTCACCGTGAAAGTCGCGTAAGCGCAACGGTTGAACGAAGCCGTGTTCACGGAATTGTTGCATGGAACGGCGGTCTTCAGTTGGTATTAAAAAATATTGTGAAATCTGTGGACATTAAACCCGGTGATAGAATTGTAACATCACCATTCAGCAGTATCTATCCTCGTAATATTGAAATTGGAATTGTTTCCTCGGTTGTTCACGTTCCTGAAACAATATTTCAGGAAATCATAATTACTCCCAGCGTAGATTTTACAACAGTTGAGCGTGTGTTTGTTATTATCTCTGAAGCCAATAGCGAACGAAATGCTCTTGAACAAACAAACAACATCAAACGTCAAGAGCAATGA
- a CDS encoding beta-N-acetylglucosaminidase — MTNFQLRITNYELRTIKLLLAIGSLLLALCVHQRDLRETISRRLRKLPQMKNLYVTSLSHHLLFSIRQMFSGFAPRSTLLALCSLLFALCSPLHAQQSWSDSVLQKLTLEEKVAQLVMPKVYAYYYAKGTNEYERLLHLVRDRKIGSIAIFQSDLLEVATLLNDLQKEANVPLLVAADFETGLSMRIRRGTSFPHLMALGATRDTSLAYAMGKIIAEESRAIGVQMNFSPVVDVNNNPFNPVINYRSFGETPQLVSQMSSAMIRGMQDNGIIATAKHFPGHGDTDVDSHSDLPLLKFSLQRLDSLELVPFENAIASGVKSMMIAHLAIPSLESDKKIPASLSSNVIENLLVNKLHFNGLVITDGLEMQGIRKNFSDGEIAIRAIETGSDILLGPVDDDVAIDSVLYAVNIGRISEARINQTVLKILKLKEQLGLHKNKLTNIDSIREKVNTMEHQFVAKTIARKSITVLKNDSLLPFEQFRDKKILNLCVATNDDYRIDVHRPTRRLATERYDVYFTEVLKKRANNVTTVLFDSRTSKEDIDDVFDKVKKYDAIICPMFLRPNNSETFGMTKEVFDALKKISVSEKPMAMISFGNPYVFSKLNKAIVLIATYSDVEPSIESAVEVLFGESEVSGKLPVTIPKTFAYGEGLQIPQTTLRKDVPLAANFNKEKLYEVDSVIVHAIRDSAFPAAQIVVVKNGIVVKQNSYGRLTYERNSAQTNSSTLFDLASLTKVIATTSAIMKLYEEKKISLDDSVIKFIPQFALNEKSNITIRNLLLHNSGLPAFKQFYKMNPQMKASEVLDSIYASELFFNPGDSTLYSDFNFITLGKIVETISGKKFDKFCKENFFEPLRMKRTFFTPSKYDSENCAPTEIDTTWRLKTVQGSVHDETSAMLGGVAGHAGLFSTANDLAIFMQMILNGGTYAGKQYFKKETIDLFTSKQNEKSNRALGWDLKTANGYSTAGNLFSQNSFGHTGFTGTSIWVDKERNLFVIFLTNRTFPTRANTKIRNVRPMLHDAVVKSLK; from the coding sequence ATGACAAATTTCCAATTACGAATTACCAATTACGAATTACGAACAATAAAATTGCTGTTGGCTATTGGTTCTTTGCTATTGGCTCTCTGCGTACATCAGCGAGATTTGCGGGAAACTATTTCCCGCAGACTTCGCAAATTGCCGCAGATGAAAAATCTTTATGTCACATCTTTAAGTCATCATTTGTTATTCTCTATTCGCCAAATGTTCAGTGGATTTGCTCCACGCTCCACGCTCCTTGCTCTATGCTCTCTGCTCTTTGCTCTATGCTCTCCGCTCCATGCTCAACAATCTTGGAGCGATTCTGTTTTACAAAAACTCACACTCGAAGAAAAAGTTGCACAACTCGTAATGCCAAAAGTGTATGCGTATTATTATGCAAAAGGAACGAATGAATACGAACGGCTTTTGCATTTAGTGCGCGACAGAAAAATTGGAAGCATCGCAATTTTCCAAAGTGATTTGCTCGAAGTTGCAACGTTGCTCAACGATTTGCAAAAAGAAGCAAATGTTCCGCTTCTCGTTGCCGCAGATTTTGAAACGGGACTTTCGATGCGCATTCGGCGCGGAACTTCTTTTCCGCATTTGATGGCGCTTGGTGCAACGCGTGATACTTCGCTTGCATATGCAATGGGAAAAATTATTGCAGAAGAATCGCGTGCTATTGGTGTGCAAATGAATTTTTCTCCGGTCGTTGATGTGAACAACAATCCGTTCAATCCTGTCATCAATTATCGTTCGTTCGGTGAAACGCCGCAACTCGTTTCGCAAATGAGTTCGGCGATGATTCGCGGAATGCAAGACAACGGAATTATTGCAACCGCAAAACATTTTCCCGGACACGGCGATACGGATGTTGATTCTCACAGCGATTTGCCGTTGTTGAAATTTTCGTTGCAGCGTTTGGATTCGCTCGAACTCGTTCCGTTTGAAAATGCTATTGCGAGCGGCGTAAAATCAATGATGATTGCGCATCTTGCAATTCCTTCGCTTGAATCAGATAAAAAAATTCCCGCGTCTCTTTCTTCCAACGTCATCGAAAATCTTCTTGTAAATAAATTGCACTTCAACGGATTGGTGATTACCGATGGTTTGGAAATGCAGGGAATCAGAAAAAATTTTTCCGATGGAGAAATTGCAATTCGTGCAATAGAAACGGGAAGCGATATTTTGCTTGGTCCTGTTGATGATGACGTTGCAATTGATTCTGTTCTGTATGCAGTGAACATTGGAAGAATTTCCGAAGCGCGTATCAATCAAACGGTGTTGAAAATTTTGAAACTGAAAGAACAACTCGGATTGCACAAAAATAAACTGACGAACATTGATTCGATTCGGGAAAAAGTTAATACAATGGAACATCAATTCGTTGCGAAAACAATTGCGCGAAAAAGTATTACGGTGTTGAAAAACGATTCGCTTCTTCCGTTTGAACAATTTCGTGATAAAAAAATTTTGAATCTTTGCGTTGCAACAAATGATGATTATAGAATTGATGTTCATCGTCCGACGCGAAGATTAGCAACAGAACGTTACGATGTGTATTTCACGGAAGTGTTAAAAAAGCGAGCGAACAATGTTACAACCGTTTTGTTCGATTCGCGCACGAGCAAAGAAGATATTGATGATGTGTTTGATAAAGTGAAAAAATACGATGCGATAATTTGCCCAATGTTTTTGCGACCGAATAATTCCGAAACGTTTGGAATGACGAAAGAAGTTTTCGATGCGTTGAAAAAAATTTCCGTGAGTGAAAAACCGATGGCGATGATTTCTTTCGGCAATCCGTATGTGTTTTCAAAACTCAACAAAGCAATCGTTCTCATCGCAACATATTCCGATGTTGAGCCATCAATTGAATCTGCTGTTGAAGTTTTATTTGGCGAAAGTGAAGTAAGCGGAAAACTTCCCGTAACAATTCCAAAAACATTTGCGTACGGCGAAGGATTACAAATTCCACAAACAACATTGCGAAAAGATGTTCCGCTTGCCGCAAATTTCAACAAAGAAAAATTGTATGAAGTTGATTCGGTGATTGTTCATGCGATTCGTGATTCTGCATTTCCTGCTGCACAAATTGTGGTTGTAAAAAATGGAATTGTCGTGAAACAAAATTCGTACGGACGATTGACGTATGAAAGAAATTCTGCGCAAACAAATTCTAGTACACTTTTCGATTTGGCGTCGCTCACGAAAGTAATTGCTACAACTTCTGCAATTATGAAATTATACGAAGAGAAAAAAATTTCGCTCGATGATTCAGTGATAAAATTTATTCCGCAATTTGCTCTGAATGAAAAAAGCAACATCACGATTCGCAATTTGCTTTTACACAATAGTGGATTGCCTGCGTTCAAACAGTTTTACAAAATGAATCCGCAAATGAAAGCAAGTGAAGTTCTTGATTCGATTTATGCAAGCGAATTGTTTTTCAATCCGGGAGATTCAACGTTATACAGTGATTTCAATTTTATTACGCTCGGAAAAATCGTTGAAACGATTTCTGGAAAAAAATTCGACAAATTTTGCAAAGAAAATTTCTTTGAACCGTTACGAATGAAGCGTACATTTTTCACTCCATCGAAATACGATTCTGAAAATTGCGCGCCGACAGAAATTGATACAACGTGGCGATTGAAAACCGTGCAAGGAAGTGTTCACGATGAAACTTCTGCAATGCTCGGCGGAGTTGCCGGACACGCGGGATTATTTTCTACTGCAAATGATTTGGCAATTTTTATGCAAATGATTTTAAACGGCGGAACATACGCCGGCAAACAATATTTCAAAAAAGAAACGATTGATTTATTTACTTCAAAACAAAACGAAAAATCAAATCGTGCGCTTGGTTGGGATTTGAAAACAGCGAACGGTTACAGCACAGCAGGAAATTTGTTTTCGCAAAATTCTTTCGGACATACAGGATTTACCGGAACATCAATTTGGGTTGATAAAGAAAGAAATTTGTTCGTGATTTTTTTAACAAATAGAACTTTTCCGACACGCGCAAATACAAAAATCAGAAACGTTCGCCCGATGTTACACGATGCAGTAGTAAAAAGTCTCAAATAG